From Mycobacterium cookii:
CAGCGGACTGTTCCGCGGCGACGACGTGAGCATCCGCGGCGTGACCGTCGGCAAGGTGGACAAGATCGAGCCGCAGCCGCTGCGGTCCAAGATCACCTTCTGGTTCGACCGCAAGTACAAGGTGCCGGCCGACGCCAAGGCCGCGATCCTGTCACCGCAGCTGGTGACGGGCCGCGCCATTCAGCTGACGCCGCCGTACTCCGGCGGACCGACGATGGCTGACGGCGCGGTCATCCCGCAGAACCGCACCGCGGTGCCCGTCGAGTGGGACGATCTGCGCGCGCAGCTGGAGCGGGTCACCAAACTGCTGCAGCCCACCCAAGCGGGCGGGGTGAGCACATTGGGTGCACTGATCAACACGGCTGCAGACAACCTGCGGGGCCAGGGCGCCAACATCCGCGACACCATCATCAAGTTGTCGCAGACCGTGTCCGCGCTCGGCGACCACAGCAACGACGTCTTCGGCACGTTCAAGAACCTGTCCACGTTGGTGACGGCGCTGCACGACAGCGCCGACCTGCTCGAGCACTTGAACCGCAATCTCGCCGCGGTGTCGTCGGTGCTGGCCGACGACCCGAACAAGATCGGCCAGGCAATCAAAGACCTCAACGCGGTCGTCGGCGATGTGCAGAGTTTCGCCGCCGACAACCGCGATGCGGTGGGCACCGCATCCGACAAGCTGGCGTCGATCACCACGGCGGTGGTCCAAAGCCTCGATGACATCAAGCAGACCTTGCATCTCGGGCCGACCGTGCTGCAGGACTTCAACAACATCTTCGAGCCGGCCAACGGTGCACTGACCGGCGCCCTGGCGGTCAACAACTTCGCCAACCCGATCAGCTTCCTGTGCGGTTCGGTGCAGGCCGCGTCTCGGCTGGGCGCCGAGCAGGCGTCGAAACTCTGCGCGCAATACCTGGCACCGATCTTCAAGAACCGGCAGTACAATTTCCTGCCGCTCGGGGAGAACCTCTTCGTCGGAGCACAGGCCAGGCCCAACGAGGTCACCTACAGCGAGGATTGGATGCGGCCGGATCACGTTCCGCCGGCGCCGGCTGCCGCAGCGACGAATGCGCCGCCGCCCGGGATAGCGCCGCCCCCGGCCACCGGCACGGTCGCCACCAACCCCGCAGCCGGACTGCCCGGAATGATGGTCCCCGGCGGTGGCTCATGAGATTCAGCTGGCGCGGCCGCGCGGTGGCGGGCGTGATGAT
This genomic window contains:
- a CDS encoding virulence factor Mce family protein, which translates into the protein MARLLRSRVAVAAALAVILVGGLVALMRAGDQTDRTVVVGYFDNSSGLFRGDDVSIRGVTVGKVDKIEPQPLRSKITFWFDRKYKVPADAKAAILSPQLVTGRAIQLTPPYSGGPTMADGAVIPQNRTAVPVEWDDLRAQLERVTKLLQPTQAGGVSTLGALINTAADNLRGQGANIRDTIIKLSQTVSALGDHSNDVFGTFKNLSTLVTALHDSADLLEHLNRNLAAVSSVLADDPNKIGQAIKDLNAVVGDVQSFAADNRDAVGTASDKLASITTAVVQSLDDIKQTLHLGPTVLQDFNNIFEPANGALTGALAVNNFANPISFLCGSVQAASRLGAEQASKLCAQYLAPIFKNRQYNFLPLGENLFVGAQARPNEVTYSEDWMRPDHVPPAPAAAATNAPPPGIAPPPATGTVATNPAAGLPGMMVPGGGS